A window from Athalia rosae chromosome 5, iyAthRosa1.1, whole genome shotgun sequence encodes these proteins:
- the LOC105684002 gene encoding protein BTG2-like → MRLEIVSAADFLVHLLRLQAGQLSERQLQMFKSSLSEVLRRRYRDHWFPDRPNRGSGYRCLRINGKMDPVIAQAGANVGLLPTVLHNLFPTELTMWIDPAEVSYRIGENGSICVLYERTEPDPEEAQQFETCKDSLFMEHTQFSEQIAAFVSS, encoded by the coding sequence ATGAGGTTAGAAATCGTGTCCGCGGCGGACTTTCTCGTGCATTTACTGAGGCTCCAGGCCGGCCAACTGTCGGAACGCCAACTTCAGATGTTCAAGTCGTCGCTATCGGAGGTACTGCGACGCCGTTACAGGGACCACTGGTTCCCGGATCGGCCGAATCGCGGTTCGGGGTACCGTTGTCTCCGCATAAACGGTAAAATGGATCCGGTGATCGCCCAAGCCGGCGCGAACGTCGGTCTACTGCCAACGGTACTCCACAATCTGTTCCCCACCGAACTTACGATGTGGATCGATCCGGCCGAGGTCTCCTACAGGATCGGTGAGAACGGCTCGATCTGCGTCCTTTACGAGAGGACGGAACCCGATCCCGAGGAGGCGCAACAGTTCGAGACCTGCAAGGACTCGTTATTCATGGAACACACGCAATTCAGCGAGCAGATAGCGGCGTTCGTGTCAAGTTGA